Proteins from one Haloarchaeobius litoreus genomic window:
- a CDS encoding DUF2103 domain-containing protein translates to MDCRRCETSLERPGDYCLTCHTANCDAVVVDCARERATVTVLDGEEVVGETTVTTVPDDGEETGVVEFRNFAGRVADEIRRKRPETVYAAGDRAVVRETRAQLHHEFYRVDGEDPVAAAIGGLGESGLDVVDLAPREKIGGAHSTLIGGRTGQTAIRTVAEHPHVKKVIPGPIDAGGSSSQASVGAKVTRADGNGNVRMLIRDGSSVQENRVVTTAGDREMGERVREDLNEALTTADLG, encoded by the coding sequence ATGGACTGCAGGCGGTGTGAGACGTCGCTCGAACGGCCGGGAGACTACTGTCTCACCTGCCACACCGCCAACTGCGACGCCGTGGTCGTCGACTGTGCTCGCGAGCGGGCGACCGTCACGGTACTCGACGGCGAGGAGGTCGTCGGCGAGACGACGGTGACGACGGTGCCCGACGACGGCGAGGAGACCGGCGTCGTCGAGTTCCGAAACTTCGCGGGTCGCGTGGCAGACGAGATTCGCCGGAAGCGCCCGGAGACGGTGTACGCGGCGGGCGACCGCGCCGTCGTCCGGGAGACGCGCGCCCAGCTCCACCACGAGTTCTACCGCGTGGACGGCGAAGACCCCGTCGCGGCGGCGATTGGCGGGCTGGGCGAGTCGGGCCTCGACGTCGTCGACCTCGCGCCCCGGGAGAAGATCGGGGGCGCGCACTCGACGCTCATCGGGGGCCGTACGGGACAGACAGCCATCCGGACCGTCGCCGAACACCCGCACGTGAAGAAGGTCATCCCGGGCCCGATCGATGCCGGCGGGTCGAGCTCGCAGGCGAGCGTCGGTGCGAAGGTGACCCGGGCCGACGGCAACGGCAACGTTCGGATGCTCATCCGGGACGGCTCCAGTGTTCAGGAGAACCGTGTCGTCACGACGGCTGGCGACCGGGAGATGGGTGAACGCGTCCGTGAGGATCTGAACGAAGCGCTCACGACAGCCGACCTGGGCTGA